The Arachis hypogaea cultivar Tifrunner chromosome 19, arahy.Tifrunner.gnm2.J5K5, whole genome shotgun sequence genome has a window encoding:
- the LOC112779943 gene encoding non-specific lipid transfer protein GPI-anchored 26 isoform X2, with product MAQGKVEILVVVAIGMMLGGAAAQSSCTSALVNLSPCLNYIQGRSSTPSSGCCSQLSNVVRSEPQCLCQVLSGGASSSLGISINQTQALALPGACRVNTPPVSQCKAASPAESPNSGTSGAGSGTIPTTDGGFSSGNSIKLSVPMLFIVFAATCASTFRIY from the exons ATGGCACAAGGGAAAGTAGAGATACTGGTGGTGGTGGCAATCGGCATGATGTTGGGAGGAGCGGCGGCGCAATCGAGTTGCACAAGTGCGTTGGTGAACCTGTCACCATGCCTAAACTACATTCAAGGGAGATCATCAACACCAAGTTCAGGGTGCTGCTCACAGCTTTCGAATGTAGTGAGATCAGAACCACAGTGCCTGTGCCAGGTTCTTAGCGGAGGAGCTTCATCGTCCCTTGGCATCAGTATCAACCAAACTCAGGCTCTTGCTTTGCCTGGTGCTTGCAGAGTCAACACCCCACCCGTTAGCCAGTGCAAAG CTGCTTCACCAGCAGAATCTCCAAATTCAG GAACTAGTGGAGCTGGAAGCGGGACGATACCCACTACAGATGGCGGATTCTCGAGTGGGAATTCAATCAAGTTATCAGTTCCTATGCTCTTCATTGTTTTTGCTGCAACATGTGCTTCAACTTTCAGGATATACTGA
- the LOC112776550 gene encoding proteasome subunit beta type-2-B → MECVFGLVGKGFAIVVADTSAVHGILVHKTNEEKIMKLDSHKLMAASGEGGDRVQFTEYILKNVALYQFRNGIPLTTSAAANFTRAELAAALRKNPYAVNILLAGYDNHTGPSLYYIDYLATLHKVDKAAFGYASYFSLSIMDTHYHAGMSLQEAIDLVDKCITEIRSRLVVAPPNFVIKIVDQHGARECAWRQSLPSASPTFIHN, encoded by the exons ATGGAGTGCGTATTCGGATTGGTAGGGAAGGGGTTCGCCATCGTGGTGGCGGACACGTCGGCGGTGCACGGCATACTGGTTCACAAGACGAACGAGGAGAAGATCATGAAACTTGATTCTCACAAGCTCATGGCCGCCAGTGGTGAGGGCGGTGACAGGGTTCAGTTCACTGAATACATACTCAAGAACGTGGCTCTCTACCAATTCCGCAACGGGATCCCTTTGACCACTTCCGCTGCCGCCAATTTCACCCGCGCCGAGCTAGCTGCTGCTCTCCGCAAG AACCCCTACGCTGTGAACATTCTTCTTGCTGGTTACGACAACCACACAGGCCCTTCACTATACTACATTGACTACTTAGCAACACTTCACAAGGTTGACAAGGCAGCTTTTGGTTATGCCTCCTATTTTTCATTGTCAATCATGGACACACACTACCACGCTGGCATGTCCCTGCAAGAAGCTATTGATTTAGTAGATAAATGCATCACGGAAATCAGGTCCAGGTTGGTTGTGGCACCTCCAAACTTTGTTATCAAAATTGTTGACCAACACGGAGCCAGAGAGTGTGCGTGGCGTCAATCGCTTCCTTCAGCTTCACCTACTTTTATTCATAATTGA
- the LOC112775793 gene encoding FCS-Like Zinc finger 8 isoform X2: MADSEKQKKLTSSSSSSSFFSSFTSKGVFQETESMMMSPTSILDSKPFSGFKKNPFWSETNNNNNNNKNNKKRCCYSEKLDSKGVGVALLDETAEARMVVFGSQLKIQIPPLPPEGERVFKGCVSATELELMELSEDYTRVICHGPNPRTTHIFGNCIIQSTPSVSPKLDPSHSFLTVCFLCNKNLGHGKDIYMYSYSIHVQG, translated from the exons ATGGCAGATTCTGAGAAACAAAAGAAGCtcacatcatcatcctcatcatcttcCTTCTTCAGCTCTTTCACATCAAAGGGAGTGTTCCAAGAAACAGAGAGCATGATGATGAGCCCAACCTCCATACTTGACAGCAAGCCATTCTCGGGCTTCAAGAAGAACCCCTTTTGgtcagaaaccaacaacaacaacaacaacaacaagaacaacaagaagcgTTGTTGTTATTCTGAAAAGTTGGATTCAAAAGGCGTTGGTGTTGCCCTTCTTGATGAAACAGCAGAAGCAAGAATGGTGGTGTTTGGTTCACAGCTGAAGATTCAGATTCCTCCCTTACCACCAGAAGGTGAGAGGGTGTTCAAAGGGTGTGTATCTGCCACCGAGTTGGAACTGATGGAACTCTCTGAGGACTACACACGCGTGATTTGCCATGGTCCTAACCCAAGGACCACTCACATATTCGGTAACTGCATCATTCAGAGTACCCCTTCTGTTTCACCCAAGCTTGATCCTTCTCACTCTTTTCTCACTGTCTGCTTTCTCTGCAACAAGAATCTTGGGCATGGTAAAGACATCTACATGTACAG TTATTCAATCCATGTTCAGGGGTGA
- the LOC112779943 gene encoding non-specific lipid transfer protein GPI-anchored 26 isoform X1 codes for MAQGKVEILVVVAIGMMLGGAAAQSSCTSALVNLSPCLNYIQGRSSTPSSGCCSQLSNVVRSEPQCLCQVLSGGASSSLGISINQTQALALPGACRVNTPPVSQCKAAASPAESPNSGTSGAGSGTIPTTDGGFSSGNSIKLSVPMLFIVFAATCASTFRIY; via the exons ATGGCACAAGGGAAAGTAGAGATACTGGTGGTGGTGGCAATCGGCATGATGTTGGGAGGAGCGGCGGCGCAATCGAGTTGCACAAGTGCGTTGGTGAACCTGTCACCATGCCTAAACTACATTCAAGGGAGATCATCAACACCAAGTTCAGGGTGCTGCTCACAGCTTTCGAATGTAGTGAGATCAGAACCACAGTGCCTGTGCCAGGTTCTTAGCGGAGGAGCTTCATCGTCCCTTGGCATCAGTATCAACCAAACTCAGGCTCTTGCTTTGCCTGGTGCTTGCAGAGTCAACACCCCACCCGTTAGCCAGTGCAAAG CAGCTGCTTCACCAGCAGAATCTCCAAATTCAG GAACTAGTGGAGCTGGAAGCGGGACGATACCCACTACAGATGGCGGATTCTCGAGTGGGAATTCAATCAAGTTATCAGTTCCTATGCTCTTCATTGTTTTTGCTGCAACATGTGCTTCAACTTTCAGGATATACTGA
- the LOC112776182 gene encoding folate-biopterin transporter 1, chloroplastic yields the protein MSSVYMLSLIPFLPSKFPLYSFTSFSSSTRPAHPPRFRRRTRRKPPETEMSVTVSRSGSSLRLGSDDAESLLGSRTGAGKGDTLTTETDLEACSNSKTSVPRKNKYRMRNITLFGVDLSPDNIAVAMVYFVQGVLGLARLAVNFFLKDDLHLDPAETAVISGFSALPWLVKPLYGFISDSVPLFGYRRRSYLVLSGLLGALSWSLMATIVDSKYGAAFCTLIGSLSVAFSDVVVDSMVVERARGESQSTSGSLQSLCWGSSAFGGIVSSYFSGSLVDTYGVRFVFGVTALLPLITSAVAVLVKEQPMLSTVRGNSLPFASSEFLESSKQNIIQLWGTVRQPGVLLPTLFIFLWQATPQSDSAMFFFTTNSLGFTPEFLGRVKLVTSIASLLGVGLYNGFLKSVPLRKIFLATTIFGSALGMTQVLLVTGLNRKFGISDEWFAIGDSLILTVLSQASFMPVLVLAARLCPEGMEATLFATLMSVSNGGSVLGGLIGAGLTQVFGITKDKFDNLASLIIICNLSSLLPLPLLGLLPGDNPDENLKDNNADVEMKSN from the exons ATGTCATCCGTATATATGTTATCTCTAATCCCCTTTTTGCCCTCCAAATTTCCCCTTTATTCCTTCActtctttctcctcttccacACGCCCCGCTCATCCACCGCGATTCCGCCGGAGAACGCGTCGGAAACCCCCGGAGACTGAAATGTCCGTCACCGTTTCGAGGTCAGGGTCCTCTCTCCGCCTTGGCAGCGACGATGCCGAGTCTTTATTGGGTTCCCGAACTG GTGCAGGAAAAGGGGATACATTAACAACCGAGACAGATCTGGAAGCTTGCTCCAATAGTAAAACAAGTGTTCCTAGAAAGAATAAATACCGTATGAGAAACATCACATTGTTTGGTGTAGACTTATCCCCGGATAACATCGCCGTCGCTATGGTATACTTTGTTCAAGGTGTTTTAGGCCTTGCAAGGCTGGCTGTCAACTTTTTTCTAAAGGATGATTTACATCTGGATCCTGCTGAG ACAGCTGTGATTTCTGGTTTCTCTGCATTACCATGGCTCGTCAAACCTCTATACGGTTTTATTAG TGATTCTGTCCCACTTTTTGGTTATCGAAGGAGGTCATACCTAGTTCTGTCTGGGTTGCTCGGTGCACTCTCATGGAGCTTGATGGCTACCATTGTTGACAGCAAATATGGCGCTGCTTTTTGCACACTTATTGGATCTCTTTCTGTTGCCTTCTCAGACGTG GTTGTAGATTCAATGGTTGTGGAGAGGGCACGTGGTGAGTCACAAAGCACCTCGGGATCTCTTCAGTCTTTGTGTTGGGGTTCTTCAGCTTTTGGTGGAATTGTAAGCTCCTATTTCAGTGGGTCATTGGTGGATACTTATGGAGTAAG GTTTGTTTTTGGTGTGACAGCATTGCTTCCACTGATAACATCTGCAGTTGCGGTTCTTGTAAAAGAACAACCTATGCTCAGTACAGTAAGAGGGAATAGTCTTCCTTTTGCCAGTTCTGAGTTTTTGGAAAGTTCAAAGCAGAACATTATTCAGCTGTGGGGTACTGTACGACAGCCTGGTGTCCTTCTTCccacattgtttattttcttgtgGCAAGCAACTCCACAGTCTGACTCTGCAATGTTCTTCTTTAC CACGAATTCTCTTGGTTTTACCCCCGAGTTTTTAGGACGGGTAAAGCTTGTTACCTCCATCGCATCTTTGCTTGGTGTTGGACTTTATAACGGATTTCTGAAGAGTGTGCCTTTGCGTAAAATATTCCTTGCAACTACCATTTTTGGTTCAGCTCTTGGGATGACCCAG GTTCTCCTGGTCACTGGATTAAACCGGAAGTTTGGAATAAGTGATGAGTGGTTTGCAATTGGGGATTCATTAATTCTCACTGTTTTAAGTCAG GCTTCCTTCATGCCCGTTCTTGTTCTAGCAGCAAGGTTATGTCCTGAGGGAATGGAGGCGACCCTTTTTGCAACTCTGATGTCAGTATCTAACGGCGGGAGCGTTCTTGGGGGATTGATAGGGGCAGGCCTGACTCAAGTATTTGGAATTACCAAAGACAAATTTGATAACTTGGCATCTCTGATAATCATTTGCAACCTCAGCTCATTATTACCCTTGCCTCTTCTTGGCCTCCTCCCCGGGGATAATCCTGATGAAAATCTGAAGGACAATAATGCCGATGTCGAGATGAAGTCTAATTGA
- the LOC140182446 gene encoding uncharacterized protein → MDKPTDSDPKTPSTPPLTMNNQPSNLTQDTTNPYYIHSSENPTSVLVTPVLTGNNYHSWNRSFTMAIISKNKYGFLTGSISSPLPGDPLFSAWERCNNLVLSWLFHSLSPSITQSVLYFATASSVWTDLKERFAQSDLLRIAELQEEIYALKQGTLSVTEFYTSLKSLWEELDSSRPLPVCSYPATSHKSQDFIIRFLKGLDERFSVVRSQILLLDQLPPATRVFALIIQHERQLQVTAGILDDPRSITAAVDSRHPSQGRGRGRFSSGKGRGGFPSSAGRGGSSKFCTHCGRSGHTIEVCYSKHRFPPGHPRHSGSPHHSVAVAAATPSIAPPVYDERAALGHVEGHTHQPNPNPILDLSLAQQQALIALLKKTESPSSEYRDNSSSNQNGFLPNPRYIIYLLDDKRIEISRNVVFDELVFPLVHTNDPISLSNLNSEPNNFSINTHNPKIPTLPVEPSPIPIDPTPSNPLFSPTTSPSSSLSCPNQLESITTESLLRPTPSSSSALDISPPSPPHPLSPSSPPEQPHPRHSDRPHRPPAYLSDYLCNSSLTSTNQSSSKCRYPLSSVMSFSSLSSSHKRFLLSLHSDVEPKFFKDANQHPNWRSAMKDELDALELNKTWRLVDCPTGVKPVGCKWVYRIKRKPDGSVDRYKARLVAKGFTQTEGVDFLETFSPVVKPATIRLVLALASMKHWPIHQLDVNNAFLHGDLSEDVYMTLPPGFTSPRPNQCCKLLKSLYGLRQSSRMWYDKLSHLLLSHGYQQTLSDYSLFVKFTGAQICILLVYVDDIVLTGDSISELASIKSILHQHFRIKDLGPLKYFLGIEVAQSAKGICLSQRKYCLDLLEDSGLLGAKPASVPMDSSTRLYQDKSPLLSDPSVYRRLVGRLIYLTTTRPDIIYKINNWKGQMQLHFLILN, encoded by the exons ATGGATAAACCAACCGATTCAGATCCTAAAACTCCTTCAACTCCCCCGCTTACCATGAATAATCAACCTTCCAATTTAACTCAAGATACAACCAATCCCTATTATATTCATTCAAGCGAAAATCCTACCTCAGTCTTGGTTACCCCTGTTCTCACAGGAAACAATTACCATTCATGGAATAGATCCTTCACTATGGctattatttccaaaaataaatatGGATTTCTTACTGGTTCTATCTCCTCTCCTCTACCTGGGGATCCTCTTTTCTCGGCTTGGGAACGTTGCAACAACTTGGTCTTATCTTGGTTATTCCATTCTTTGTCCCCTTCTATAACTCAAAGTGTCCTCTATTTTGCCACTGCCTCCTCTGTCTGGACCGATTTGAAAGAACGATTTGCTCAGAGTGATCTTCTCCGAATTGCTGAGTTGCAAGAAGAAATCTATGCACTTAAGCAGGGCACTCTGTCTGTCACCGAGTTCTACACATCACTGAAGTCTCTTTGGGAGGAACTCGACAGTTCTCGCCCTCTCCCGGTCTGTTCATATCCAGCAACATCTCACAAATCACAAGATTTTATAATTCGCTTTCTTAAGGGATTGGATGAACGGTTTTCGGTGGTGCGATCTCAAATACTTCTCCTAGACCAATTACCTCCAGCAACCAGAGTTTTTGCATTGATCATCCAACATGAACGACAGCTACAAGTTACTGCTGGGATTCTAGACGATCCACGTTCCATCACTGCCGCCGTCGATTCGCGGCACCCCTCACAAGGTCGCGGTCGCGGTCGCTTTTCCTCCGGCAAGGGTCGCGGTGGTTTTCCCTCCAGCGCGGGACGTGGTGGTTCCTCTAAGTTCTGTACGCATTGCGGTCGTAGTGGCCACACGATTGAAGTCTGTTATTCGAAACACAGGTTCCCACCAGGGCATCCACGTCACTCTGGTAGTCCACATCACTCCGTTGCTGTCGCCGCCGCCACTCCTTCAATCGCCCCTCCAGTGTATGATGAGAGGGCAGCCCTAGGTCATGTTGAAGGGCATACCCATCAGCcgaatccaaacccaattttgGACCTCTCACTTGCCCAACAACAAGCTCTCATAGCACTTCTCAAAAAGACCGAGTCTCCCTCTTCAGAATATAGAGATAATAGTTCATCAAATCAAAATGGGTTTTTGCCTAATCCGA GATATATCATTTATCTTTTGGATGACAAAAGAATTGAAATTTCTCGAAATGTTGTATTTGATGAATTAGTCTTTCCTTTGGTTCACACAAATGACCCAATTTCTCTCTCCAACCTAAATTCTGAACCAAACAATTTTTCTATCAACACACATAACCCAAAAATACCAACCCTTCCAGTTGAACCCTCACCCATACCCATTGACCCAACTCCATCTAATCCTTTATTCTCTCCAACAACCTCTCCTTCTTCCTCACTATCGTGTCCTAACCAACTTGAATCCATAACAACCGAATCTCTTTTGAGGCCCACACCCTCCTCTTCTTCTGCACTAGACATTAGTCCACCATCACCTCCTCATCCCCTGTCACCTTCCTCACCACCTGAGCAACCACATCCTCGTCATTCTGATCGACCTCACCGACCTCCAGCATATCTCTCTGATTACTTGTGCAATTCGTCTCTCACCTCTACCAATCAATCTTCCTCAAAGTGCAGGTATCCTTTATCTTCAgtcatgtctttttcttctctttcatcttcacatAAAAGGTTTCTATTATCTCTACATTCTGACGTTGAGCCAAAGTTCTTTAAAGATGCCAATCAACATCCCAATTGGCGTAGTGCTATGAAAGATGAGTTGGATGCTCTTGAGTTGAACAAAACTTGGCGTCTTGTTGATTGTCCTACAGGTGTTAAGCCGGTTGGCTGTAAATGGGTCTATCGCATCAAACGCAAGCCTGATGGTTCAGTCGATCGATATAAGGCTCGCCTTGTGGCCAAAGGATTCACCCAAACTGAAGGTGTTGATTTCTTGGAAACCTTCTCTCCTGTTGTCAAGCCTGCCACCATTAGATTAGTCTTGGCATTGGCCTCTATGAAGCATTGGCCCATACATCAGTTAgatgtcaataatgctttcttacatggGGATCTTTCTGAAGATGTTTACATGACTTTGCCACCTGGGTTCACATCTCCTCGCCCAAATCAATGCTGCAAGTTACTAAAGTCATTATATGGTCTACGACAATCTAGTCGTATGTGGTATGAcaaactttctcatcttttgctatCCCATGGATATCAGCAGACTTTATCTGATTATAGTCTATTTGTTAAATTTACTGGTGCTCAAATTTGTATACTtctagtttatgttgatgacatcgtTCTCACCGGCGATTCTATTTCTGAACTTGCTTCCATTAAGTCTATTTTGCACCAGCACTTCCGAATTAAAGATTTGGgccctttaaaatattttttgggtattgaagtAGCTCAATCAGCAAAGGGAATTTGCTTATCTCAGAGAAAATattgtcttgatcttttggaggatTCTGGTTTATTAGGTGCTAAACCTGCCTCTGTTCCAATGGATAGTTCCACAAGATTATATCAAGACAAAAGTCCCTTGCTATCTGACCCTTCTGTGTATCGCCGTTTGGTTGGGCGTCTTATCTACCTTACCACTACTCGACCAGACATCAT CTATAAGATTAATAATTGGAAGGGGCAGATGCAGTTACACTTTCTGATATTGAACTGA
- the LOC112775793 gene encoding FCS-Like Zinc finger 8 isoform X1 — MADSEKQKKLTSSSSSSSFFSSFTSKGVFQETESMMMSPTSILDSKPFSGFKKNPFWSETNNNNNNNKNNKKRCCYSEKLDSKGVGVALLDETAEARMVVFGSQLKIQIPPLPPEGERVFKGCVSATELELMELSEDYTRVICHGPNPRTTHIFGNCIIQSTPSVSPKLDPSHSFLTVCFLCNKNLGHGKDIYMYRGERAFCSNECRYQGMLMEEAEEAVYGT, encoded by the exons ATGGCAGATTCTGAGAAACAAAAGAAGCtcacatcatcatcctcatcatcttcCTTCTTCAGCTCTTTCACATCAAAGGGAGTGTTCCAAGAAACAGAGAGCATGATGATGAGCCCAACCTCCATACTTGACAGCAAGCCATTCTCGGGCTTCAAGAAGAACCCCTTTTGgtcagaaaccaacaacaacaacaacaacaacaagaacaacaagaagcgTTGTTGTTATTCTGAAAAGTTGGATTCAAAAGGCGTTGGTGTTGCCCTTCTTGATGAAACAGCAGAAGCAAGAATGGTGGTGTTTGGTTCACAGCTGAAGATTCAGATTCCTCCCTTACCACCAGAAGGTGAGAGGGTGTTCAAAGGGTGTGTATCTGCCACCGAGTTGGAACTGATGGAACTCTCTGAGGACTACACACGCGTGATTTGCCATGGTCCTAACCCAAGGACCACTCACATATTCGGTAACTGCATCATTCAGAGTACCCCTTCTGTTTCACCCAAGCTTGATCCTTCTCACTCTTTTCTCACTGTCTGCTTTCTCTGCAACAAGAATCTTGGGCATGGTAAAGACATCTACATGTACAG GGGTGAGAGAGCATTTTGCAGCAATGAATGCCGTTACCAGGGGATGCTGATGGAGGAAGCTGAAGAGGCTGTTTATGGGACTTAG
- the LOC112776552 gene encoding allergen Ara h 1, clone P41B precursor, which produces MRGRVSPLMLLLGILVLASVSATHAKSSPYQKKTENPCAQRCLQSCQQEPDDLKQKACESRCTKLEYDPRCVYDPRGHTGTTNQRSPPGERTRGRQPGDYDDDRRQPRREEGGRWGPAGPREREREEDWRQPREDWRRPSHQQPRKIRPEGREGEQEWGTPGSHVREETSRNNPFYFPSRRFSTRYGNQNGRIRVLQRFDQRSRQFQNLQNHRIVQIEAKPNTLVLPKHADADNILVIQQGQATVTVANGNNRKSFNLDEGHALRIPSGFISYILNRHDNQNLRVAKISMPVNTPGQFEDFFPASSRDQSSYLQGFSRNTLEAAFNAEFNEIRRVLLEENAGGEQEERGQRRWSTRSSENNEGVIVKVSKEHVEELTKHAKSVSKKGSEEEGDITNPINLREGEPDLSNNFGKLFEVKPDKKNPQLQDLDMMLTCVEIKEGALMLPHFNSKAMVIVVVNKGTGNLELVAVRKEQQQRGRREEEEDEDEEEEGSNREVRRYTARLKEGDVFIMPAAHPVAINASSELHLLGFGINAENNHRIFLAGDKDNVIDQIEKQAKDLAFPGSGEQVEKLIKNQKESHFVSARPQSQSQSPSSPEKESPEKEDQEEENQGGKGPLLSILKAFN; this is translated from the exons ATGAGAGGGAGGGTTTCTCCACTGATGCTGTTGCTAGGGATCCTTGTCCTGGCTTCAGTTTCTGCAACGCATGCCAAGTCATCACCTTACCAGAAGAAAACAGAGAACCCCTGCGCCCAGAGGTGCCTCCAGAGTTGTCAACAGGAACCGGATGACTTGAAGCAAAAGGCATGCGAGTCTCGCTGCACCAAGCTCGAGTATGATCCTCGTTGTGTCTATGATCCTCGAGGACACACTGGCACCACCAACCAACGTTCCCCTCCAGGGGAGCGGACACGTGGCCGCCAACCCGGAGACTACGATGATGACCGCCGTCAACCCCgaagagaggaaggaggccgATGGGGACCAGCTGGACCGAGGGAGCGTGAAAGAGAAGAAGACTGGAGACAACCAAGAGAAGATTGGAGGCGACCAAGTCATCAGCAGCCACGGAAAATAAGGCCCGAAGGAAGAGAAGGAGAACAAGAGTGGGGAACACCAGGTAGCCATGTGAGGGAAGAAACATCTCGGAACAACCCTTTCTACTTCCCGTCAAGGCGGTTTAGCACCCGCTACGGGAACCAAAACGGTAGGATCCGGGTCCTGCAGAGGTTTGACCAAAGGTCAAGGCAGTTTCAGAATCTCCAGAATCACCGTATTGTGCAGATCGAGGCCAAACCTAACACTCTTGTTCTTCCCAAGCACGCTGATGCTGATAACATCCTTGTTATCCAGCAAG GGCAAGCCACCGTGACCGTAGCAAATGGCAATAACAGAAAGAGCTTTAATCTTGACGAGGGCCATGCACTCAGAATCCCATCCGGTTTCATTTCCTACATCTTGAACCGCCATGACAACCAGAACCTCAGAGTAGCTAAAATCTCCATGCCCGTTAACACACCCGGCCAGTTTGAG GATTTCTTCCCGGCGAGCAGCCGAGACCAATCATCCTACTTGCAGGGCTTCAGCAGGAATACGTTGGAGGCCGCCTTCAAT gcGGAATTCAATGAGATACGGAGGGTGCTGTTAGAAGAGAATGCAGGAGGTGAGCAAGAGGAGAGAGGGCAGAGGCGATGGAGTACTCGGAGTAGTGAGAACAATGAAGGAGTGATAGTCAAAGTGTCAAAGGAGCACGTTGAAGAACTTACTAAGCACGCTAAATCCGTCTCAAAGAAAGGCTCCGAAGAAGAGGGAGATATCACCAACCCAATCAACTTGAGAGAAGGCGAGCCCGATCTTTCTAACAACTTTGGGAAGTTATTTGAGGTGAAGCCAGACAAGAAGAACCCCCAGCTTCAGGACCTGGACATGATGCTCACCTGTGTAGAGATCAAAGAAGGAGCTTTGATGCTCCCACACTTCAACTCAAAGGCCATGGTTATCGTCGTCGTCAACAAAGGAACTGGAAACCTTGAACTCGTGGCTGTAAGAAAAGAGCAACAACAGAGGGGACGGCGGGAAGAAGAGGAGGACGAAGACGAAGAAGAGGAGGGAAGTAACAGAGAGGTGCGTAGGTACACAGCGAGGTTGAAGGAAGGCGATGTGTTCATCATGCCAGCAGCTCATCCAGTAGCCATCAACGCTTCCTCCGAACTCCATCTGCTTGGCTTCGGTATCAACGCTGAAAACAACCACAGAATCTTCCTTGCAGGTGATAAGGACAATGTGATAGACCAGATAGAGAAGCAAGCGAAGGATTTAGCATTCCCTGGGTCGGGTGAACAAGTTGAGAAGCTCATCAAAAACCAGAAGGAATCTCACTTTGTGAGTGCTCGTCCtcaatctcaatctcaatctCCGTCGTCTCCTGAGAAAGAGTCTCCTGAGAAAGAGGATCAAGAGGAGGAAAACCAAGGAGGGAAGGGTCCACTCCTTTCAATTTTGAAGGCTTTTAACTGA
- the LOC112776549 gene encoding non-specific lipid transfer protein GPI-anchored 20, with protein MVARVVALVLGMLMVTSAPSYAQISTPCNVSALSTVFTPCAGFLTNSSGNGTSPTAQCCGALKSITSGGMNCLCLLLTAGIPFRIPVNRSLAISLPRACNMPAVPVQCKASGTPLPAPGPVAFGPSPSSPSGFTPTPSPQASSSSDIPPSPSNPPSLAPESDTTSSSPLQSPASPSVDSGTTSTPASSTESSRPGLTPSYAIKPFNAPPSLLFIALGVAVLKFY; from the exons ATGGTAGCAAGAGTTGTGGCTCTAGTACTAGGCATGTTGATGGTGACAAGTGCACCATCCTACGCCCAAATTAGCACACCATGTAACGTCTCGGCGCTAAGCACAGTGTTCACACCATGCGCGGGCTTCCTCACAAATAGCAGTGGCAATGGCACCTCGCCAACTGCCCAATGCTGCGGCGCCCTCAAGTCGATAACCAGTGGCGGTATGAACTGCTTGTGTCTCCTTCTGACGGCCGGCATTCCTTTCAGAATACCAGTCAACCGATCCTTGGCCATCTCTCTTCCTCGTGCCTGCAACATGCCTGCTGTCCCCGTCCAATGCAAAG CCTCAGGTACACCACTTCCTGCTCCAG GACCAGTGGCTTTTGGACCGTCTCCTTCATCACCCTCAGGATTTACTCCAACTCCTAGTCCTCAAG cttcttcttcttctgatatCCCCCCATCACCATCGAATCCACCTTCTCTGGCACCAGAGTCTGACACAACTAGTAGCTCTCCTCTTCAAAGTCCCGCATCTCCATCAGTGGATTCTGGAACCACAAGTACACCAGCTTCATCCACGGAAAGTTCCCGCCCTGGTCTCACTCCATCATATGCCATCAAACCTTTCAATGCGCCTCCTTCTCTTCTATTCATTGCACTTGGAGTTGCTGTTCTCAAATTCTACTAG